A genomic segment from Janibacter sp. DB-40 encodes:
- the polA gene encoding DNA polymerase I, which produces MSRLLLLDGHSLAYRAFFALPAENFSTSTGQHTNGVYGFVAMLINVLRDENPTHVAVAFDVSRATFRSDEYSEYKAGRNATPDAFAGQIPLLREVLDALNISHVQLEGYEADDIIATLATQGREAGMDVLICSGDRDTLQLIDEHTTVLYPRKGVSDLARMTPAAVTEKYGVGPERYSDLAALVGESSDNLPGVPGVGPKTAAKWLGAHGDLQGIVAAVDQIGGKAGQSLRDNLDQVLRNRRLNALVRDTPIPIGIADVERREWDREKVHTLFDSLEFRVLRDRLFSTFDTAETEVSGGIEVDGTVLAEGEVAGWLAEHGSNRLGVEVVGEWGRGSGEVTGLGLATVDGTAAFVSVPGLDAADEKALRDWITDVERPKVLHDAKGPMLALAATGLPLSGLVVDTAIAAYLVRPDQRSYDLADLAVRHLGRDLSGGEEEPQDQGMLDFSADDTEAGRGAMVRAAAAVELAEVLEVQVEETGGTRLMRDVELPVVGVLARMEAAGIAVDRAALDGLELDFAGKVAAAQADAWAAIGDEQINLGSPKQLQAVLFDTLGLPKTRKTKTGYTTDADALADLYAKTEHPFLEALLRHRDATRLRVTVEGLIKSIADDGRIHTTYQQTIAATGRLSSTDPNLQNIPIRTEEGRRIREVFVVGPGYETLMSADYSQIEMRVMAHLSGDEGLIEAFRTGEDLHRFVGARVFSVAPEEVTPQMRSKVKAMSYGLAYGLSAFGLSKQLGISTGEASGLMEEYFERFGGVRDYLEEIVDRARATGWTETMLGRRRYLPDLGSDNRQRRQMAERMALNAPIQGSAADIMKVAMLRVDEGLSRSALDSRVLLQVHDELVIEVAPGEAEQVEALVRAEMGAAVEMDVPLDVSIGLGDTWHSAAH; this is translated from the coding sequence GCGACCTTCCGCAGCGACGAGTACTCGGAGTACAAGGCCGGGCGCAACGCCACCCCGGATGCCTTCGCCGGTCAGATCCCGCTGCTGCGGGAGGTCCTCGACGCGTTGAACATCAGCCACGTGCAGCTCGAGGGCTACGAGGCGGACGACATCATCGCCACCCTCGCCACGCAGGGCCGCGAGGCCGGGATGGACGTGCTCATCTGCTCCGGTGACCGCGACACCCTGCAGCTCATCGACGAGCACACCACCGTCCTCTACCCGAGGAAGGGCGTCTCCGACCTCGCCCGGATGACGCCGGCCGCCGTGACGGAGAAGTACGGCGTCGGGCCCGAGCGGTACAGCGACCTCGCCGCGCTCGTCGGCGAGTCGAGCGACAACCTCCCGGGCGTCCCCGGGGTGGGTCCCAAGACCGCCGCGAAGTGGCTGGGTGCCCACGGCGACCTGCAGGGCATCGTCGCTGCCGTCGACCAGATCGGCGGCAAGGCCGGGCAGTCGCTGCGCGACAACCTCGACCAGGTCCTGCGCAACCGGCGACTCAACGCGCTGGTGCGCGACACCCCGATCCCCATCGGCATCGCCGACGTCGAGCGGAGGGAGTGGGACCGGGAGAAGGTCCACACCCTCTTCGACAGCCTCGAGTTCCGCGTCCTGCGCGACCGGCTCTTCTCCACCTTCGACACGGCCGAGACCGAGGTCAGCGGAGGCATCGAGGTCGACGGCACGGTGCTCGCCGAGGGTGAGGTGGCCGGGTGGCTCGCCGAGCACGGCTCGAACCGGCTGGGGGTCGAGGTCGTCGGCGAGTGGGGCCGGGGTAGCGGCGAGGTCACCGGTCTCGGGCTCGCGACGGTCGACGGGACCGCGGCATTCGTCAGCGTCCCGGGCCTCGACGCGGCCGACGAGAAGGCACTGCGGGACTGGATCACCGACGTCGAGCGACCCAAGGTCCTGCACGACGCGAAGGGCCCGATGCTCGCCCTCGCGGCCACCGGCCTGCCACTGTCCGGACTCGTCGTCGACACGGCCATCGCGGCCTACCTCGTGCGACCCGACCAGCGCTCCTACGACCTGGCCGACCTCGCGGTCCGCCACCTCGGTCGGGATCTCTCCGGCGGCGAGGAGGAGCCGCAGGACCAGGGGATGCTCGACTTCTCGGCCGACGACACGGAGGCCGGCCGGGGCGCGATGGTCCGCGCGGCGGCCGCCGTGGAGCTCGCCGAGGTGCTCGAGGTGCAGGTCGAGGAGACGGGCGGCACGCGGCTCATGCGCGACGTCGAGCTGCCCGTCGTGGGGGTCCTCGCCCGGATGGAGGCGGCAGGGATCGCCGTCGACCGCGCGGCCCTGGACGGGCTCGAGTTGGACTTCGCCGGCAAGGTCGCTGCGGCCCAGGCCGACGCATGGGCGGCCATCGGGGACGAGCAGATCAACCTCGGCTCGCCGAAGCAGCTGCAGGCGGTGCTCTTCGACACCCTGGGTCTGCCGAAGACCCGGAAGACCAAGACGGGGTACACCACGGACGCGGACGCGCTGGCGGACCTCTACGCGAAGACGGAGCACCCCTTCCTGGAGGCCCTGCTGCGCCACCGCGACGCCACCCGTCTGCGCGTCACCGTCGAGGGACTGATCAAGTCCATCGCCGACGACGGGCGGATCCACACGACCTACCAGCAGACGATCGCCGCCACGGGACGACTGTCCTCGACCGACCCCAACCTGCAGAACATCCCGATCCGCACCGAGGAGGGGCGACGCATCCGCGAGGTCTTCGTCGTCGGGCCCGGCTACGAGACCCTGATGTCGGCCGACTACAGCCAGATCGAGATGCGCGTGATGGCGCACCTGTCCGGCGACGAGGGCCTCATCGAGGCCTTCCGCACGGGCGAGGACCTGCACCGCTTCGTCGGCGCGCGCGTCTTCTCCGTCGCGCCGGAGGAGGTGACACCGCAGATGCGCAGCAAGGTCAAGGCGATGTCCTACGGGCTGGCCTACGGCCTGAGTGCCTTCGGGTTGTCGAAGCAGCTGGGCATCTCCACGGGGGAGGCGTCCGGGCTCATGGAGGAGTACTTCGAGCGCTTCGGCGGGGTGCGTGACTACCTCGAGGAGATCGTCGACCGTGCCCGCGCCACCGGGTGGACCGAGACGATGCTCGGCCGCCGTCGGTACCTGCCCGACCTGGGCAGCGACAACCGGCAGCGCCGTCAGATGGCGGAGCGGATGGCGCTCAACGCCCCCATCCAGGGCTCCGCGGCCGACATCATGAAGGTGGCGATGCTGCGGGTCGACGAGGGTCTGAGCCGCTCGGCACTCGACTCCCGGGTGCTGCTGCAGGTGCACGACGAGCTCGTCATCGAGGTGGCGCCGGGCGAGGCCGAGCAGGTCGAGGCGTTGGTCCGCGCCGAGATGGGCGCTGCTGTCGAGATGGACGTCCCGCTCGACGTGTCCATCGGGCTCGGCGACACCTGGCACAGCGCCGCCCACTGA
- a CDS encoding class I SAM-dependent methyltransferase has protein sequence MRVEEFLAEVERAFDGDPRTGSPRDPRFAGIADSVAGYTSANELAVLNAAARVMPSDECYLEVGSYKGRSMCAAVQDVDDKAFYVVENYLEFGMQGRQARAELERNLATYADHADVRLIEGNCFSLLRRPGIIDRPVGVYFYDGEHTGLSHYLALGIIEPWLADEAIVLVDDASYPMVSGAHEEFIARHPQWRVERRWDAEINGDPRWANGLHALSFHRDEATARGRDEPWDVRWRRLAYLASLGPAQKAAWKAIHHFPELIPLAKRLYPSKKASSIDRA, from the coding sequence ATGCGGGTCGAGGAGTTCCTCGCGGAGGTCGAGCGGGCGTTCGACGGCGACCCGAGGACGGGCTCGCCGCGGGACCCGCGCTTCGCGGGGATCGCGGACTCGGTGGCCGGCTACACCTCGGCCAACGAGCTCGCGGTGCTCAATGCCGCCGCCCGGGTGATGCCCTCCGACGAGTGCTACCTGGAGGTCGGCAGCTACAAGGGCCGCTCCATGTGCGCCGCGGTGCAGGACGTGGACGACAAGGCGTTCTACGTCGTGGAGAACTACCTCGAGTTCGGGATGCAGGGCCGTCAGGCCCGTGCCGAGCTCGAGCGCAACCTGGCCACCTACGCCGACCACGCAGACGTGCGGCTGATCGAGGGCAACTGCTTCTCGCTGTTGCGTCGCCCCGGCATCATCGACCGGCCGGTCGGGGTCTACTTCTACGACGGGGAGCACACCGGGCTCTCGCACTACCTCGCGCTGGGGATCATCGAGCCGTGGCTGGCGGACGAGGCGATCGTCCTCGTCGACGACGCGAGCTACCCGATGGTCAGCGGGGCCCACGAGGAGTTCATCGCCCGGCACCCGCAGTGGCGCGTCGAGCGTCGCTGGGACGCCGAGATCAATGGTGACCCCCGGTGGGCCAACGGTCTGCACGCCCTCAGCTTCCACCGTGACGAGGCGACGGCCCGGGGGCGCGACGAGCCCTGGGACGTGCGGTGGCGACGACTGGCCTATCTCGCCTCCCTCGGCCCCGCGCAGAAGGCGGCGTGGAAGGCGATCCACCACTTCCCGGAGCTCATCCCGCTGGCCAAGAGGCTCTACCCCTCGAAGAAGGCCAGCTCCATCGACCGCGCCTGA
- a CDS encoding NDP-sugar synthase yields MSRTDAVVLAGGLGRRMHPLTQDCPKPLLPVGPWTLVEHQVAALTRAGAQRIVLSTGYRHADFEELVTALRAKGVDLTTVVEDSPLGTGGGLRKALRALPGADAVIVLNGDLLTGHDLAAQVDLLRTAPPTVVASVHVRTVPDARSYGSVLVADDGRITAFVEKSATPPSLTVNAGTYVVRPGLLLDAVPGTGVASLERDVFPGLAERGALLAHREDAYFLDVGSPAALVEATRDLLLAPWPGAAPTPRGEFLALPGADVAPDARLSTGTVVHPGARIGPGARLESAVVLAGARVDEGAEVVRSVVGRHARVGAGSRVVDTALGSGQQVAPHTHLTDTVRPCA; encoded by the coding sequence GTGAGCCGCACCGACGCCGTGGTCCTCGCCGGCGGCCTGGGCCGACGGATGCACCCGCTCACGCAGGACTGCCCCAAGCCGCTGCTGCCCGTCGGTCCCTGGACGCTCGTGGAGCACCAGGTCGCGGCCCTCACCCGCGCCGGTGCCCAGCGGATCGTCCTGTCCACCGGGTACCGCCACGCCGACTTCGAGGAGCTCGTCACCGCACTCCGGGCGAAGGGGGTGGACCTCACCACGGTCGTCGAGGACAGCCCTCTGGGCACCGGAGGAGGTCTGCGTAAGGCACTCCGGGCGCTGCCCGGTGCCGATGCGGTCATCGTCCTCAACGGGGACCTGCTCACCGGGCACGACCTGGCCGCGCAGGTGGACCTCCTGCGGACGGCTCCCCCCACCGTGGTCGCCTCGGTCCACGTGCGCACGGTCCCCGACGCCCGGTCGTACGGCAGCGTCCTCGTGGCCGACGACGGGCGCATCACCGCCTTCGTCGAGAAGTCGGCCACTCCCCCTTCGCTCACGGTCAACGCCGGTACCTACGTCGTGCGCCCCGGGCTGCTGCTCGACGCCGTCCCCGGCACCGGTGTCGCCTCACTCGAACGGGACGTCTTCCCCGGGCTCGCCGAGCGGGGCGCCCTGCTCGCCCACCGCGAGGACGCCTACTTCCTCGACGTCGGCTCGCCCGCCGCGCTCGTCGAGGCCACGCGCGACCTCCTGCTCGCCCCGTGGCCCGGCGCGGCACCGACGCCCCGCGGTGAGTTCCTCGCCCTGCCGGGGGCCGACGTCGCACCGGACGCCCGGCTCTCGACAGGGACCGTCGTCCACCCGGGCGCGCGCATCGGCCCGGGAGCACGGTTGGAGTCGGCCGTCGTGCTCGCGGGTGCGCGGGTCGACGAGGGCGCCGAGGTGGTCCGCTCGGTGGTCGGACGCCACGCCCGCGTCGGCGCCGGCTCCCGGGTCGTGGACACCGCCCTCGGCAGCGGCCAGCAGGTGGCCCCGCACACGCACCTCACCGACACGGTCCGCCCCTGCGCCTGA
- a CDS encoding acyltransferase, with amino-acid sequence MTATVSARQHTSLPYRPAIDGLRAFAVVSVICFHLLPASMPGGWFGVDVFFVISGFLITALLLAEHRRERGRIDLLGFWFARARRLLPALFLVLAAVLVGATFLTVAGRTGNVAGDVLATLGYVANWRFVLGDEAYFGQVASPSPLRHAWSLAVEEQFYLAYPVVLIGLLALIRRRATLVAALVVASAASAVLMAHLHHPGLDPSRVYYGTDTRAHQLLVGAAVAALISGGPGAVDREKVRTLDTWCRRLALPALLVVLSTFWWAGPAQDAIFEGVAVPLSLTVCVVLVAATSPTPSLAQRVLSWEPLRRIGMVSYGLYLWHWPIIIFLNDQVLPTPAAPRVALQAGLTALLTWVSYRYVERPVRRGGIRALVPRLPRASAVVAWAAVPALVVGAVTMPAAARTVATTTAPAGELTIPQPVYRPGGEMTAVTFIGNSVPLSLINSFRASKHPDLRLNSLAHTGCDPLEASRFADGQILSEAQGCQEWRDSWATELAADQPDVVLYFVPQTMVTDRVVEGRVIEFGSPAWVRLIEQGLARARSAAGDSEFALMNLACHEMPTFHSEEIRRVNDTEYVTTLNATVSAWAEEHDVPVLDQYSLLCPGDEYHGTINDVALYQDAIHFTGESGPVFWRWLAPRLQRISRGQDLP; translated from the coding sequence ATGACCGCGACAGTCTCAGCCCGCCAGCACACGTCCCTGCCCTACCGCCCCGCCATCGACGGTCTGCGGGCGTTCGCCGTCGTCTCCGTCATCTGCTTCCACCTCCTCCCGGCGAGCATGCCCGGGGGCTGGTTCGGCGTGGACGTGTTCTTCGTCATCTCCGGTTTCCTCATCACGGCGCTGCTCCTGGCCGAGCACCGGCGGGAGCGGGGCCGCATCGACCTCCTCGGCTTCTGGTTCGCCCGCGCCCGACGGCTCCTCCCCGCCCTCTTCCTCGTGCTCGCGGCCGTCCTCGTCGGGGCGACCTTCCTCACCGTCGCCGGACGCACCGGCAACGTCGCGGGCGACGTCCTGGCCACCCTCGGGTACGTCGCGAACTGGCGATTCGTCCTCGGCGACGAGGCGTACTTCGGCCAGGTGGCCTCGCCCTCGCCGCTGCGGCACGCCTGGTCGCTGGCGGTCGAGGAGCAGTTCTACCTCGCCTACCCCGTGGTCCTCATCGGACTGCTCGCGCTCATCCGCCGGCGGGCCACCCTCGTCGCGGCCCTCGTGGTCGCCAGCGCGGCCTCCGCGGTGCTCATGGCGCACCTGCACCATCCGGGGCTGGACCCCAGCCGCGTCTACTACGGCACGGACACCCGCGCCCACCAGCTGCTCGTGGGCGCCGCCGTCGCCGCCCTGATCAGCGGGGGCCCCGGAGCGGTCGACCGCGAGAAGGTGCGCACCCTCGACACGTGGTGCCGTCGACTCGCCCTCCCGGCGCTGCTCGTGGTGCTGTCGACCTTCTGGTGGGCCGGTCCCGCCCAGGACGCCATCTTCGAGGGCGTGGCCGTGCCGCTCTCCCTGACCGTCTGCGTGGTCCTCGTCGCCGCGACGAGCCCCACGCCCTCGCTGGCCCAGAGAGTGCTCTCGTGGGAGCCGCTGCGCCGGATCGGCATGGTCTCCTACGGCCTGTACCTGTGGCACTGGCCCATCATCATCTTCCTCAACGACCAGGTCCTGCCCACACCGGCCGCCCCCCGGGTCGCGCTGCAGGCGGGACTCACCGCACTCCTGACCTGGGTGTCCTACCGGTACGTCGAGCGTCCGGTCCGTCGGGGTGGCATCAGGGCCCTGGTCCCCCGACTGCCCCGCGCGAGCGCGGTCGTGGCCTGGGCGGCGGTCCCCGCCCTGGTCGTCGGTGCGGTCACGATGCCGGCGGCCGCGCGCACGGTCGCGACGACGACCGCGCCAGCCGGCGAGCTGACCATCCCCCAGCCGGTCTACCGTCCCGGCGGCGAGATGACCGCGGTCACCTTCATCGGCAACTCGGTGCCGTTGAGCCTCATCAACAGCTTTCGGGCCTCGAAGCACCCGGACCTGCGCCTGAACAGCCTCGCCCACACCGGCTGCGACCCCCTCGAGGCCAGCCGTTTCGCCGATGGCCAGATCCTGTCGGAGGCACAGGGATGCCAGGAGTGGCGGGACAGCTGGGCCACTGAGCTGGCCGCGGACCAGCCTGATGTCGTCCTCTACTTCGTCCCCCAGACGATGGTCACCGACCGCGTCGTCGAGGGCCGGGTCATCGAGTTCGGCTCACCGGCGTGGGTGCGCCTCATCGAGCAGGGCCTGGCTCGTGCCCGATCGGCCGCCGGCGACAGCGAGTTCGCGCTGATGAACCTGGCCTGCCACGAGATGCCGACGTTCCACAGCGAGGAGATCCGCCGCGTCAACGACACCGAGTACGTCACGACCCTCAACGCGACGGTCTCGGCCTGGGCGGAGGAGCACGACGTGCCCGTCCTGGACCAGTACTCCCTCCTGTGCCCGGGCGACGAGTACCACGGGACGATCAACGACGTGGCGCTGTACCAGGACGCGATCCACTTCACGGGCGAGTCGGGCCCGGTGTTCTGGAGGTGGCTCGCCCCGCGCCTGCAGCGGATCTCCCGGGGGCAGGATCTCCCGTGA